Proteins encoded together in one Variovorax paradoxus EPS window:
- a CDS encoding LysR family transcriptional regulator: protein MNLSTRQMRAFLQVARLGNFTRAAEQAHITQAGLSILIREMEKQLGCRLFDRTTRVVTLTPAGRRLLPVVERLVTDLDDVAAQLGAEGDEARQTLRIAATPLVSSHLLPQVFNTFRQAHPQVSLRLFDADLRDVEAMVTAGDADMGLGFFFKAAAGLERTPVGRFHLMRVASSSADEVDEAPAIGTAPWSALRSAELIGLPPGNPIQKVIDQHLVATIGRADAQRPTFNFFGTLISMVEAGFGTAVMPTFALAACRRHRVRTDVLVKPKVGLDFYRIAKRGTHETEAMQAFVATLEKALPALSR, encoded by the coding sequence ATGAACCTCTCGACCCGCCAGATGCGCGCCTTCCTGCAGGTGGCGCGCCTGGGCAACTTCACACGCGCGGCGGAGCAGGCCCACATCACGCAGGCGGGGCTCAGCATCCTGATCCGTGAGATGGAAAAGCAGTTGGGCTGCCGGCTCTTCGACCGCACCACGCGCGTGGTGACGCTCACGCCGGCGGGCCGGCGGCTGCTGCCGGTGGTGGAGCGCCTCGTCACCGACCTGGACGACGTGGCCGCGCAGCTCGGCGCCGAGGGCGATGAGGCGCGGCAGACCCTGCGCATCGCGGCGACGCCGCTGGTGTCCTCGCACCTGCTGCCGCAAGTCTTCAACACCTTCCGCCAGGCGCATCCGCAAGTGAGCCTGCGTCTCTTCGATGCCGACCTGCGCGATGTGGAAGCGATGGTCACGGCCGGCGATGCGGACATGGGCCTCGGCTTCTTCTTCAAGGCGGCAGCGGGCCTGGAGCGCACGCCGGTCGGGCGCTTTCACCTGATGCGCGTGGCGTCGTCTTCAGCGGATGAAGTTGATGAAGCGCCGGCCATCGGCACCGCGCCGTGGTCCGCGCTGCGCAGCGCCGAACTCATCGGCCTGCCGCCGGGCAACCCGATCCAGAAGGTGATCGACCAGCACCTGGTGGCCACCATCGGCCGCGCCGATGCGCAGCGGCCCACCTTCAATTTCTTCGGCACGCTGATCTCAATGGTCGAGGCCGGCTTCGGCACCGCGGTGATGCCGACCTTCGCGCTCGCGGCCTGCCGCCGCCACCGGGTGCGCACCGACGTGCTGGTCAAGCCGAAGGTGGGGCTGGACTTCTATCGCATCGCCAAGCGCGGCACGCACGAGACCGAGGCGATGCAGGCCTTCGTCGCGACGCTGGAGAAGGCGCTGCCCGCGCTCTCGCGCTGA
- a CDS encoding exodeoxyribonuclease III has translation MFKLTSLNLNGLRSAATKGVADWVAELAPDCICMQEIRVQASDIEGRFEEMAGLKGHFHFAEKKGYAGTAIYTKHAPSQVIVGWGDAEFDAEGRYLELRFDTPKRKFSVISCYFPSGSSGEERQLAKFRFLKGFFPHLVALKKEREFVLCGDINIAHQQIDLKNWRSNQKNSGFLPEERAWMTKLLDAGAEGAGLVDVYRMLKPETTDEAYTWWSNRGQAYANNVGWRLDYHLATPKTAALARTEQIFKTIKFSDHAPITVDYDFTL, from the coding sequence GTGTTCAAACTGACCAGTCTCAATCTCAATGGCCTGCGTTCGGCGGCCACCAAGGGCGTCGCCGATTGGGTGGCCGAACTTGCGCCGGATTGTATTTGCATGCAGGAGATCCGGGTCCAGGCGAGCGACATCGAAGGCCGCTTCGAGGAGATGGCGGGCCTCAAGGGCCACTTCCACTTCGCCGAGAAGAAAGGCTATGCCGGCACCGCGATCTACACCAAGCACGCACCGAGCCAGGTCATCGTGGGCTGGGGCGATGCCGAGTTCGACGCCGAGGGCCGCTACCTCGAACTGCGCTTCGACACGCCCAAACGCAAGTTCTCCGTCATCAGCTGCTACTTCCCGAGCGGCAGTTCGGGCGAGGAGCGGCAACTGGCCAAGTTCCGTTTTCTCAAGGGCTTCTTCCCGCACCTGGTGGCGCTCAAGAAGGAGCGCGAGTTCGTGCTGTGCGGCGACATCAACATCGCGCACCAGCAGATCGATTTGAAGAACTGGCGCAGCAACCAGAAGAACAGCGGCTTCCTGCCCGAGGAACGCGCCTGGATGACGAAGCTGCTGGACGCCGGTGCCGAGGGTGCGGGCCTGGTGGACGTCTACCGCATGCTCAAGCCCGAGACCACCGACGAGGCCTACACCTGGTGGAGCAACCGCGGCCAGGCCTATGCGAACAACGTGGGATGGCGGCTCGACTACCACCTGGCCACGCCGAAGACCGCGGCGCTCGCGCGCACCGAACAGATCTTCAAGACCATCAAGTTCAGCGACCACGCGCCGATCACGGTGGACTACGACTTCACGCTCTGA